Genomic DNA from Shouchella patagoniensis:
ACGGACTTCCTTTATCACCTGAAGAAGCAAAAGTAATTATTTCTATTGTTCGTGCGAAGCGTTCTTCAAACGATCAATAGCTTCTTTGAATTCTTCTATTGGTATACCCGAAGTTTCTGCCAATTTTTCTAAGTCCACCCCGTCTTTCATAATTGGACCCCCTTTGATTGTAACGTTTATTTGTCAAAAATATTATATTTGCACACGTTTCGAGACATTATATTTCAGTTAATTCCTTCCGATATATCCTATGGATACGGAGGGGATTTTTGTTTTGAAAAGACTAGCTGAATTACGGTACAAACATAACCTTACACAAGAACAATTGGCAAAATTGCTATCAGTAAGTCGTAATACATACGCCAATTATGAATTAGGTGTAAGAGAGATGGACTATTCTATGTTGGTATTTCTAGCGAACCACTATAAGGTAAGCATTGACTACATATTTGAAAGAACAGATAATCCAATCTTACCGGAACAAATTTCAACCGATGAGGCTGAATATGTAGAAAGAAGCTTAGAGCTTTATAGAGATATGAAAAAGAAGCTTTAAGAGATCAGAGGCACTTTGCATCGTGCCTCTTTATAAACATAATACACGAACAAACATTCCTATACAAGTTTGATTTCGGTTGCTTAATTACATATATGTAACGTTCAGCAACTTTTTGCATTTAAAAAATTATCTGTCAACTGGATTGGTAGGTCCCAACGGAACTACTACACTCTTAGGAGCCGGATCTACTGGATTGATTGGTCCTGCTTGTGCAACTGAACCACTTCCAATAATGACTCCTAATGTCAAGACCGTCAGAATGGAACTCTTAATTAACTTTTTCATAAATATCTTCCCCTTTGTGATTGTATAGCCGATATAATTCCCTCTCAAAAATCTTGATAAAGAAATTATCTCCTGCTTTCATCATTATACCATGTGCTTCCAGTATTAAGGGGAAATTTCTTGTTGCGATGCCTCTATAAAGCAATGAATATGGAGTCACTTCAACTCGATCTAAAACTTCAATCGCTTTATCAATCTCACCTCTAACAATATACTGATGTGCTAACTCTTCTCCATCAGTCAATGACAAATCAAACTCTTCACCATGAATGTTCTTAACTAAACATAAATCATTTTCAAGAACCGCTTTAGATACTTCCTCGAATCCTGATGCATAGTAAAGTTTGCTTGCTTTTTTAAACAAAAATTCACTTTCTTCTTTTCTGTCGAATATATAGGCGTGACCCAATGTGTGATGAGCAGAAGCAATTAGAGCATCTGTGGATGCATAACTATTAATTAAATGTCTACAGTACTCAACTGTTTTATCTACATTTCCCATTGCTTTCAATTCAGCATTTGCACCATATAACGACAGCCTTACTTTAAACGCTTCTTTAATAAACTTGTTTGCTATACCATCAATCTTAACTTGAATAGCATCAATTAATGAATGAACTGTATTGAATTTCATGCTACCAAAATAGAGACTAGCTTCGATCAAAAGGATTTTTGTTTTCAATTCTAATGAAGATGTTTTGCCATAATTATCCTTAGTGAACTCCATCATTTCAGCATGAGAAATATTGTCACGATTAAGGAAAGTTTTATAGACTTTTATATAGTCTGCAATTTCCCCCTTCTTATCTGCATGCTTTTCAATCAATTGTTTTGTTAATTCGTCTCTATTAAAATTTGAAGCATACTCAAAAGCGCATAGTATCCCAATCTTTTTATCGATCGTTTTACAGTAATCATCCATGATTTTTAAATAATTGATCGGATCAAGAAACCTCGCAACTCTCAATGCGTTGCTGAATTCTAAGGTGTTACCAGACAAAAACCTATGCATAACTGATTTTTGCAACCCTAATGCTTCAGCTATATTTGCGGATAAAATGTTTTTCTCATTCATTAAATTCTCTATTTCAATTCTGAACTGTTCCACTTTAACCGCTCCTATGTTCGCATTTTAAATTGCTCGATTTAAATTAATTGACGTTAAGCAACCGATAAATTAAATATAGCATTTGTTCTCAGATAATTCCATACTTTTCTATTAATTTTTATTGGGAAATTCCCTAAAGGTAAAAAACCCTATTCGCATAGGGTAAATTTATTTAATCTCTTCCCACAGCAAGACCTTGCATCCTAACTGCGATTCTACGCACCATTTATTCAATTCGTCCCTACGCACTATGCTTCTCGTCAACCACACCAGCTGTGGGAAGTAACCGTGAGTTTGTTGGAAGATACCCGTTCTCTTCATCTTTGCATATGTCTCTATCTTCTCTCTATTCACCTTCATCTTTTGCGTATTATCAATTTCCAGCAGATAAACTTTTTTATTTCCCAATACAGAAAGACTAAAGGTAACGTCTGGAATTACCGATAAACCATTGATTCGGAATGGAGCTTCTTTTGCCCAATGAGTAGGTTTACCAAAGTGCATGTAAGCATCTGTACGCATGAGATAATGCCTGACGTTGGAGATCTTTTGACGCGCATCCCCTTTTGCATCGATGTGCTGTGCGCCTCGTTTGTTGAGATAGAAAATATTCTGGCCATCACGAAATGAGTTTAGATATGGGCCCATTTGCGAAAGTACTTTACACGCATTCCGATCACTTTTTAAATTATGCAACTGCTGGATCTGCCCACGGGACATATAATCATGCTTATCCAAACTCGATAATATTTGAATCTCCCTCTTTTCGCTGAACTCCTTCGTTGTTCTCATGCTGCCTTTCCTCCTTGTGCTCTGAAAGATGTTCTTCTATATATTCGTTACTCATGAATGGAACTTGAACAATGTGCTTGCGGTCTGTTTGATAGATGGCACGACCTTTGATATACGGTAAGGACTCTGCCCCACCTTCATCTAGCACCACTTCACTCGCCTTCACCGTCTGCAACCGAAAGCACAACTTAGCATCTGCATTTTGCTTTACCTGACGTGGTAGAGTGTCCGCTGTGGGATACTGGGTGCAGTAGATGATGCGGTAGCCTACACCACCAGCAACGCGCGCAATGTAAGCCATGATCTTTTCACACTCTTGTCTGTCTGCCTTATCATCTTTATCCTTTATTCCTTGACTCGACAACTCCGCTGCTTCATCCACGACAATAAACACACGGCTAAACCGTTCACCTTTTTTCTCTGCTTCTTGAACATCTTCATATTTCTTTAAATCAAAATAAGATATCCGCGCTTCAATATCTGCTTTGATTGCCTTTAGGT
This window encodes:
- a CDS encoding helix-turn-helix domain-containing protein is translated as MKRLAELRYKHNLTQEQLAKLLSVSRNTYANYELGVREMDYSMLVFLANHYKVSIDYIFERTDNPILPEQISTDEAEYVERSLELYRDMKKKL
- a CDS encoding AimR family lysis-lysogeny pheromone receptor; its protein translation is MEQFRIEIENLMNEKNILSANIAEALGLQKSVMHRFLSGNTLEFSNALRVARFLDPINYLKIMDDYCKTIDKKIGILCAFEYASNFNRDELTKQLIEKHADKKGEIADYIKVYKTFLNRDNISHAEMMEFTKDNYGKTSSLELKTKILLIEASLYFGSMKFNTVHSLIDAIQVKIDGIANKFIKEAFKVRLSLYGANAELKAMGNVDKTVEYCRHLINSYASTDALIASAHHTLGHAYIFDRKEESEFLFKKASKLYYASGFEEVSKAVLENDLCLVKNIHGEEFDLSLTDGEELAHQYIVRGEIDKAIEVLDRVEVTPYSLLYRGIATRNFPLILEAHGIMMKAGDNFFIKIFERELYRLYNHKGEDIYEKVN
- a CDS encoding replication-relaxation family protein → MRTTKEFSEKREIQILSSLDKHDYMSRGQIQQLHNLKSDRNACKVLSQMGPYLNSFRDGQNIFYLNKRGAQHIDAKGDARQKISNVRHYLMRTDAYMHFGKPTHWAKEAPFRINGLSVIPDVTFSLSVLGNKKVYLLEIDNTQKMKVNREKIETYAKMKRTGIFQQTHGYFPQLVWLTRSIVRRDELNKWCVESQLGCKVLLWEEIK